A region of Arabidopsis thaliana chromosome 5, partial sequence DNA encodes the following proteins:
- a CDS encoding ribosomal RNA-processing 7 protein (unknown protein; Has 13419 Blast hits to 9093 proteins in 698 species: Archae - 38; Bacteria - 1038; Metazoa - 4949; Fungi - 1086; Plants - 485; Viruses - 44; Other Eukaryotes - 5779 (source: NCBI BLink).) yields MKETRKLKKSNLPKEETVGKKIQRKKNEKVSNVELSEDPQAAQLQAKSSEKPNRKKIQKGKEIKSSPADGKLSGKMKKRKEKVGNVDISEPILEAISTEKVKEKKGKMNKTKKKRKAEEITRSSVEDLKRESKFKKSNKKKKMDMTSKKENKIEEEEDVYQISSGDEDCTRGMKKWVSDYYEGRPGLDELQKRIDDFMTAHEERLEQEKQDKEAKAAEGGWTVVVHHKGRKKTTESETGTAVGSFSQAALEDKIAKKKQSEPVAHGFYRFQRRDAQRNELLALQSKFEEDKKRIQQLRAARRFKPF; encoded by the exons atgaaggagacgagaaagctgaagaagagTAATCTCCCTAAAG AAGAAACTGTTGGGAAAAAAattcagaggaagaagaatgagaaagtGAGCAATGTCGAATTAAGCGAGGATCCTCAGGCTGCACAGCTTCAAG CTAAATCAAGTGAGAAACCCAATAGAAAGAAGATTCAGAAGGGTAAGGAAATAAAAAGCTCTCCAGCTGATGGTAAGCTGAGtgggaagatgaagaagagaaaagagaaagtagGCAATGTTGATATAAGCGAACCGATTCTGGAAG CTATTTCAACtgagaaagtaaaagaaaagaagggcAAAATGAACAAGActaagaagaaaaggaaggcCGAGGAAATAACTAGATCTTCAGTCGAAGATctgaaaagagaaa gcaagtttaagaaatcaaataagaagaaaaagatggacATGACCTCtaagaaagagaacaaaattgaagaggaggaagatgtTTATCAAATTTCTTCAGGCGATGAGGATTGCACAAGGGGAATGAAAA AGTGGGTTAGTGATTACTATGAGGGTAGACCTGGTTTAGACGAGCTCCAAAAGAGAATCGATGACTTCATGACTGCTCATGAAGAACGCCTTGAACAG GAGAAACAAGACAAAGAAGCTAAAGCTGCAGAAGGTGGATGGACTGTGGTCGTGCATCACAAAGGAAGGAAAAAGACAACAGAATCTGAAACCGGAACAGCCGTTGGATCTTTTTCTCAGGCTGCTTTGGAGGATAAGATCGctaaaaagaaacagagtgagCCTGTCGCTCATGGTTTCTACCGTTTCCAAAGGCGAGATGCACAACGCAATG AACTCTTGGCGCTTCAGAGTAAGTTCGAGGAAGACAAGAAGAGgatacaacaacttcgagCTGCTCGTAGGTTTAAGCCTTTCTAA
- the AGL77 gene encoding AGAMOUS-like 77 (AGAMOUS-like 77 (AGL77); FUNCTIONS IN: sequence-specific DNA binding transcription factor activity; INVOLVED IN: regulation of transcription, DNA-dependent; LOCATED IN: nucleus; EXPRESSED IN: central cell, antipodal cell; CONTAINS InterPro DOMAIN/s: Transcription factor, MADS-box (InterPro:IPR002100); BEST Arabidopsis thaliana protein match is: AGAMOUS-like 81 (TAIR:AT5G39750.1); Has 1807 Blast hits to 1807 proteins in 277 species: Archae - 0; Bacteria - 0; Metazoa - 736; Fungi - 347; Plants - 385; Viruses - 0; Other Eukaryotes - 339 (source: NCBI BLink).) → MTTIRSSPSSSRCSNSSSSSSYSLASTSLSNRLETIFKKASELCTLCDIEACVIYYGPDGELKTWPKEREKVRDIALRFNQLNEALRHKKSVNLHGFLNKKKKNKGLKNPNKKKKTSLKNVNVLKYPLADHYSPDQVSQLTQSLELNVSKFQERLRFLESQKQNETKPDHQSLTSISSLNQSLNPSQFSLFMYNHGYNTLSQIPVSASNFNQDYISALLEQSELKSQIMKQEVCGYEQNMCMSNHGDATLSQIPFSASNFNQDFSANNNFQHSFVSNTQDYYSVQKSVNNNYGLKNQLMKHDLCGYEHNMCMSNHGDATFSQIPLSASNFNQDFSVSIQEESGLMQQELCGYDQNQNMSMGDITNNNFQVTCASVLESVNNFGLNQLMHKEFYGCHQNMSMGNINNNSFQHPWVSNADHTRRYKNL, encoded by the coding sequence ATGACGACCATTCGatcttcaccttcttcctcTCGTTGTTCCAAttcgtcttcctcttcttcttattcactCGCTTCCACAAGTTTGTCTAACAGACTTGAGACTATATTCAAGAAAGCTTCAGAGCTTTGCACTCTCTGTGATATCGAAGCCTGCGTCATCTATTACGGACCAGACGGAGAACTTAAAACATGGCCTAAGGAGCGAGAGAAAGTGCGAGACATTGCTCTGAGGTTTAATCAATTAAACGAAGCCTTGAGACACAAGAAAAGCGTTAATCTTCATGGGTTcctgaacaagaagaagaagaacaagggtTTGAAGAATccgaacaagaagaagaagacgagtcTTAAGAACGTGAATGTTTTAAAGTATCCACTCGCTGATCATTACTCTCCCGACCAAGTTTCTCAATTGACTCAGTCCTTAGAACTCAATGTCTCTAAATTCCAAGAAAGGCTTCGATTTCTTGAGTCGCAGAAACAGAATGAGACAAAACCGGATCATCAGAGTTTAACATCAATATCTTCTCTGAACCAATCTTTGAACCCTAGCCAGTTCTCGCTGTTTATGTATAACCATGGATATAATACTCTGTCTCAGATCCCAGTCTCTGCATCAAATTTCAATCAGGATTATATCTCAGCGTTACTTGAACAATCTGAGTTGAAGAGTCAGATAATGAAGCAGGAGGTTTGTGGTTATGAGCAGAACATGTGCATGAGTAACCATGGAGATGCTACGCTCTCTCAAATCCCATTCTCTGCATCAAATTTCAATCAAGATTTTTCAGCCAACAACAACTTCCAACATTCTTTTGTCTCAAACACACAAGATTACTACTCTGTTCAAAAATCTGTGAATAACAACTATGGGTTGAAGAATCAGTTAATGAAGCACGATCTTTGTGGTTATGAGCACAACATGTGCATGAGTAACCATGGAGATGCTACCTTCTCTCAAATCCCACTCTCTGCATCAAATTTCAATCAAGATTTTTCAGTCTCAATACAAGAAGAATCTGGCTTGATGCAGCAGGAGCTTTGTGGTTATGATCAGAATCAGAACATGAGCATGGGTGACAtcacaaacaacaattttCAAGTTACTTGCGCCTCAGTACTAGAATCTGTGAACAACTTTGGGTTGAATCAGTTGATGCACAAGGAGTTTTATGGTTGTCATCAAAACATGTCTATGGGTAACATCAATAACAACAGCTTTCAACATCCTTGGGTCTCAAACGCAGACCATACTCGGCGGTACAAGAATCTGTGA
- a CDS encoding ribosomal RNA-processing 7 protein, translating to MKETRKLKKSNLPKVTDKINAEETVGKKIQRKKNEKVSNVELSEDPQAAQLQAKSSEKPNRKKIQKGKEIKSSPADGKLSGKMKKRKEKVGNVDISEPILEAISTEKVKEKKGKMNKTKKKRKAEEITRSSVEDLKRESKFKKSNKKKKMDMTSKKENKIEEEEDVYQISSGDEDCTRGMKKWVSDYYEGRPGLDELQKRIDDFMTAHEERLEQEKQDKEAKAAEGGWTVVVHHKGRKKTTESETGTAVGSFSQAALEDKIAKKKQSEPVAHGFYRFQRRDAQRNELLALQSKFEEDKKRIQQLRAARRFKPF from the exons atgaaggagacgagaaagctgaagaagagTAATCTCCCTAAAG TGACGGATAAAATCAATGCAGAAGAAACTGTTGGGAAAAAAattcagaggaagaagaatgagaaagtGAGCAATGTCGAATTAAGCGAGGATCCTCAGGCTGCACAGCTTCAAG CTAAATCAAGTGAGAAACCCAATAGAAAGAAGATTCAGAAGGGTAAGGAAATAAAAAGCTCTCCAGCTGATGGTAAGCTGAGtgggaagatgaagaagagaaaagagaaagtagGCAATGTTGATATAAGCGAACCGATTCTGGAAG CTATTTCAACtgagaaagtaaaagaaaagaagggcAAAATGAACAAGActaagaagaaaaggaaggcCGAGGAAATAACTAGATCTTCAGTCGAAGATctgaaaagagaaa gcaagtttaagaaatcaaataagaagaaaaagatggacATGACCTCtaagaaagagaacaaaattgaagaggaggaagatgtTTATCAAATTTCTTCAGGCGATGAGGATTGCACAAGGGGAATGAAAA AGTGGGTTAGTGATTACTATGAGGGTAGACCTGGTTTAGACGAGCTCCAAAAGAGAATCGATGACTTCATGACTGCTCATGAAGAACGCCTTGAACAG GAGAAACAAGACAAAGAAGCTAAAGCTGCAGAAGGTGGATGGACTGTGGTCGTGCATCACAAAGGAAGGAAAAAGACAACAGAATCTGAAACCGGAACAGCCGTTGGATCTTTTTCTCAGGCTGCTTTGGAGGATAAGATCGctaaaaagaaacagagtgagCCTGTCGCTCATGGTTTCTACCGTTTCCAAAGGCGAGATGCACAACGCAATG AACTCTTGGCGCTTCAGAGTAAGTTCGAGGAAGACAAGAAGAGgatacaacaacttcgagCTGCTCGTAGGTTTAAGCCTTTCTAA
- a CDS encoding Tetratricopeptide repeat (TPR)-like superfamily protein (Tetratricopeptide repeat (TPR)-like superfamily protein; CONTAINS InterPro DOMAIN/s: Pentatricopeptide repeat (InterPro:IPR002885); BEST Arabidopsis thaliana protein match is: Pentatricopeptide repeat (PPR-like) superfamily protein (TAIR:AT1G05670.2); Has 1807 Blast hits to 1807 proteins in 277 species: Archae - 0; Bacteria - 0; Metazoa - 736; Fungi - 347; Plants - 385; Viruses - 0; Other Eukaryotes - 339 (source: NCBI BLink).), whose protein sequence is MVNLLSANREALIAQSICATVLKGNWKNILKHKVDSGLLKSAITTQVISELSLFSGYGGPSLSWSFFIWTDSLPSSKHSLQSSWKMILILTKHKHFKTAHQLLDKLAQRELLSSPLVLRSLVGGVSEDPEDVSHVFSWLMIYYAKAGMINDSIVVFEQIRSCGLKPHLQACTVLLNSLVKQRLTDTVWKIFKKMVKLGVVANIHVYNVLVHACSKSGDPEKAEKLLSEMEEKGVFPDIFTYNTLISVYCKKSMHFEALSVQDRMERSGVAPNIVTYNSFIHGFSREGRMREATRLFREIKDDVTANHVTYTTLIDGYCRMNDIDEALRLREVMESRGFSPGVVTYNSILRKLCEDGRIREANRLLTEMSGKKIEPDNITCNTLINAYCKIEDMVSAVKVKKKMIESGLKLDMYSYKALIHGFCKVLELENAKEELFSMIEKGFSPGYATYSWLVDGFYNQNKQDEITKLLEEFEKRGLCADVALYRGLIRRICKLEQVDYAKVLFESMEKKGLVGDSVIFTTMAYAYWRTGKVTEASALFDVMYNRRLMVNLKLYKSISASYAGDNDVLRFFWSHVGDRCLISKSILREMNRSEVL, encoded by the coding sequence ATGGTGAATTTGTTGTCAGCAAATCGAGAAGCTTTGATTGCACAAAGCATCTGTGCAACAGTATTGAAAGGAAACTGgaaaaatattctgaaacaCAAAGTTGATTCTGGGTTATTGAAATCAGCGATAACCACTCAGGTAATCTCTgagctttctctgttttctggTTATGGTGGACCTTCTCTTTCATGGAGTTTCTTTATCTGGACCGATTCTTTACCAAGTAGCAAACATAGTTTACAATCATCAtggaaaatgattttgattctcaCAAAACACAAGCATTTCAAAACTGCACACCAACTGCTCGATAAATTGGCTCAGAGAGAGCTTTTGTCATCTCCTCTGGTTTTGAGATCTTTAGTTGGTGGTGTTTCTGAAGACCCAGAAGATGTATCTCACGTCTTTAGCTGGTTGATGATATATTACGCTAAAGCCGGGATGATCAACGATTCGATTGTGGTGTTTGAGCAGATTAGGAGTTGTGGATTGAAGCCTCATTTGCAAGCTTGTACTGTGTTACTAAATAGTCTGGTGAAGCAGAGATTGACTGATACTGTTTGGAAGATATTCAAGAAGATGGTTAAGTTAGGTGTTGTTGCTAACATTCATGTGTATAATGTATTGGTTCATGCTTGTTCTAAGTCTGGTGATCCCGAGAAAGCTGAGAAATTGTTGAGTGAGATGGAAGAAAAAGGTGTGTTTCCTGATATCTTTACCTATAACACGTTGATCTCTGTGTACTGCAAAAAGAGTATGCATTTCGAGGCTTTATCTGTGCAAGATAGGATGGAGAGAAGTGGTGTTGCTCCTAATATTGTCACTTATAATTCATTCATACATGGGTTTAGTAGAGAAGGTAGAATGAGAGAGGCCACAAGACTGTTTCGGGAGATTAAAGACGATGTTACAGCGAATCATGTTACTTATACTACTTTGATTGATGGATATTGTAGAATGAATGATATTGATGAAGCTTTGAGGTTACGTGAGGTAATGGAGTCAAGAGGGTTTTCTCCTGGAGTTGTGACATATAATTCGATTTTGCGTAAGTTATGTGAAGATGGAAGAATAAGAGAAGCTAACCGGCTTTTGACTGAGATGAGTGGAAAAAAGATTGAACCTGATAATATCACCTGCAATACTTTGATCAACGCATATTGCAAAATCGAAGACATGGTATCTGCAGTGAaggtcaagaagaagatgattgaaTCAGGGCTAAAACTGGATATGTATTCATACAAAGCATTGATTCATGGGTTTTGTAAAGTGTTGGAACTGGAAAATGCAAAGGAGGAACTGTTCTCTATGATAGAGAAAGGCTTCTCTCCTGGATATGCGACCTATTCTTGGCTCGTGGATGGATTCTATAACCAGAACAAGCAAGACGAAATCACAAAACTCCTAGAGGAGTTTGAAAAAAGAGGTCTTTGTGCTGATGTTGCTCTATACAGAGGATTAATAAGAAGGATTTGTAAGTTAGAACAGGTGGATTACGCCAAAGTGTTATTTGAATCAATGGAAAAGAAGGGTTTAGTGGGAGATAGTGTTATATTCACGACCATGGCGTATGCATATTGGCGAACAGGGAAGGTCACTGAAGCTTCTGCTTTGTTCGATGTAATGTATAATCGACGGTTAATGGTAAACTTGAAACTTTATAAATCTATCAGTGCCTCTTACGCTGGTGATAACGATGTTTTGAGATTCTTTTGGAGTCATGTAGGTGATAGATGTCTTATATCGAAGAGTATTTTACGGGAAATGAACAGAAGCGAGGTATTGTGA
- a CDS encoding ribosomal RNA-processing 7 protein, with product MVVVYTKIVFLEVTYLISKVESFNWNGLELNYKEETVGKKIQRKKNEKVSNVELSEDPQAAQLQAKSSEKPNRKKIQKGKEIKSSPADGKLSGKMKKRKEKVGNVDISEPILEAISTEKVKEKKGKMNKTKKKRKAEEITRSSVEDLKRESKFKKSNKKKKMDMTSKKENKIEEEEDVYQISSGDEDCTRGMKKWVSDYYEGRPGLDELQKRIDDFMTAHEERLEQEKQDKEAKAAEGGWTVVVHHKGRKKTTESETGTAVGSFSQAALEDKIAKKKQSEPVAHGFYRFQRRDAQRNELLALQSKFEEDKKRIQQLRAARRFKPF from the exons ATGGTTGTTGTGTATACTAAGATTGTGTTCTTAGAGGTAACTTATTTGATTTCGAAAGTTGAGAGCTTTAATTGGAATGGCCTTGAACTTAATTACAAAG AAGAAACTGTTGGGAAAAAAattcagaggaagaagaatgagaaagtGAGCAATGTCGAATTAAGCGAGGATCCTCAGGCTGCACAGCTTCAAG CTAAATCAAGTGAGAAACCCAATAGAAAGAAGATTCAGAAGGGTAAGGAAATAAAAAGCTCTCCAGCTGATGGTAAGCTGAGtgggaagatgaagaagagaaaagagaaagtagGCAATGTTGATATAAGCGAACCGATTCTGGAAG CTATTTCAACtgagaaagtaaaagaaaagaagggcAAAATGAACAAGActaagaagaaaaggaaggcCGAGGAAATAACTAGATCTTCAGTCGAAGATctgaaaagagaaa gcaagtttaagaaatcaaataagaagaaaaagatggacATGACCTCtaagaaagagaacaaaattgaagaggaggaagatgtTTATCAAATTTCTTCAGGCGATGAGGATTGCACAAGGGGAATGAAAA AGTGGGTTAGTGATTACTATGAGGGTAGACCTGGTTTAGACGAGCTCCAAAAGAGAATCGATGACTTCATGACTGCTCATGAAGAACGCCTTGAACAG GAGAAACAAGACAAAGAAGCTAAAGCTGCAGAAGGTGGATGGACTGTGGTCGTGCATCACAAAGGAAGGAAAAAGACAACAGAATCTGAAACCGGAACAGCCGTTGGATCTTTTTCTCAGGCTGCTTTGGAGGATAAGATCGctaaaaagaaacagagtgagCCTGTCGCTCATGGTTTCTACCGTTTCCAAAGGCGAGATGCACAACGCAATG AACTCTTGGCGCTTCAGAGTAAGTTCGAGGAAGACAAGAAGAGgatacaacaacttcgagCTGCTCGTAGGTTTAAGCCTTTCTAA